From the genome of Tripterygium wilfordii isolate XIE 37 chromosome 6, ASM1340144v1, whole genome shotgun sequence:
TACTTGCTAAGAAAATCTCTGTTCTGGAACACCTGAGTAGTTTTCCATGCTTCACTTGTTATGCAGTCTTGACAAGCTAGTACGAGACTGTGAGACGGGTTGAAATTTTTGGTAATGTCTTGGCGATCAACTATGAATGAAGACTTACAAGTAGCGGTTTTATTAATTGTCGGGGGGATATATGGTACATTCCAAATGATATTGAACTAACTAAATATCAATTGCTATTAGGTATTATTTCATTTGAATTCACCCAACTTGAGTTTAAATCTTGATGGCATGCATTGGGGTGAAATTCAAATGGTTTAGTACCTAATCAAGTTGAAATTGTGATATTATCATGGTCAAGTAATAGAGGTTACGGAGACTTGTTTGGCATTTTTATATTTGGATGAGGTAGTGCCGTAGTGCTGAGTTGCTTATATtcagttttttattattattttatgccTGGTTACTTCTCAAGTGAATGAGTGACCGTAGTGCTGAGTTGCTTATATtcagttttttattattattttatgccTTGTTACTTCTCAAGTGAATGAGTGGCTCAGGCTGGTAGCAATGGTTTTAGATTATGTAttgatgtacatatatatgtagttTTAGCTTCTAAAGCATGTCACCTGAATAACTGATAGATCTGAAATATTTGTATTGTATTATGTCTTCTGAATCATATGGCAGACTCTTACATGATTTAGTTACTTAATATCAGCATCTTCACTTTTCTGTTGTAATTGGACTTGTATTTTTGCTTACTTTTGTGTGAAAATTTTACTTCATTTGATTGCTGAGTGCGAAATGTTTCCAAAATTCACAGGATCTACCTCCGGTTCCTGCAGTGGAAGTTTCCCTGCAACAACATCATCAGCTACTGCCTGTCGGTGTTGTTTTGTCAGTAAGCCTCTCCAATTTACgttgttttgttttgtcatcAGCTACAGTGCTTTGATTCACCAGCTATATGTTTATTGTTGAAGTTGGCTTGCTGATATTACTTGCATACATACAGATGATGGGTGCCAAAGTTATCATAGAAGGAGTGGAAAAGCACAACCCTCTTGATGAGGGCTCTATCCTCTGGGTGACTGAAAGCAGATCCCCACTGGGACTAGTTGATGAAATCTTCGGACCTGTCAAAAATCCTTACTACGTCGTAAGATACAATTCTGAAAGTGAAGTTCCTGCGGGGATCCATGAAGgctctttgatttcttttgttcaGGATTTTGCCAACCATGTTCTTAATGACAAGAATCTCTACAAGAAAGGGTATGATGCATCTGGTGACAATGATGAAGAGTTGTCCGTAGATGAGGAATTTTcggatgatgaaaaagaagccGAGTACAAGAGAAGGCTAAAAACGAGCAAGAGGGGCATGGCCCGCATGGATGACCAGAAACttagaaacaagaaaaatgataaaaggAAGCTTAAAAACAGGGAAGGGACCTGGAAACCTAATATGGCCTCAGGGCAGAATACACCAATGGGTAAGGATCACTTGCCACCCAATCAAAACCAGAATCAAATATTGCCTGTTGCTGCATCAACAAATCAAGGTAATTGTTCATCATCATCGGCCATCAGACAAGATTTTCCTAACTCGATGAGCTGGGTCCCTTCATTTCAACAAATGGCACAGACTACAGCTGGTTTCCCGCCTTCAAATGGAATGTGGATGAATGGGATGCCTTTTCAGCAGCCACAAAGCGCAATTGTACCTGTGGGGTTTCCACCTCATTTTATGCCGTGGCCTGTGCAAAATCATCTTCAGCACCCACATCAGATGCCTTTTACAAATCAGATGCCATTTCAGCAGCCATTTAATCCCATTCCTGGGTCACTTCCAAACTTTGGATTACCAGGCGGGCAGCCAAATATGTTTCCAGGACCGGTAAGCAATACACGTCCCGGGCTTGTAAGGCAAAATGGCTTCATCCAAACTGGATTAGGGATGTCTTTTCATGGCCAACTTACTGGCCCAGGCCCCAATGTAGGAGAGCTAGGAAATTTGTCGAACGGATTAAATGTAGAACAAAACCCCACTTCGCAGCCATCAGGTATTCCTCCAGCTAGTACTCAAACTGCCCAGCAATTTAATATCGGTGCACATTCAAGTCGCGGAAGAAGAGGGTACCGAGGGGGTGGTCGGTTTGGTGGAGGACGAGGGAGAGACCCGCGGCAATTAAGATGATGGCTTGTTAGGTTTTAGTTTTCTGTATTCAGCCTTATTTTGGTCTTGTTTAAAGCTTTTGCAAACTGGATTTGGTTAGTATGCTGAAACTGTTTGTTTATCTGCGTTCCTTCAAATATGCCAGACTCCTTAAGGTGGGTTCTATTGCCCTACTTGAGGTGGTTAGTATATTGAAACTATTCAGTATGGTTTTGTATTTCAACTGTCATTGTCTTCACTTTCCATAAGCTTTTTTAATCCCTTAATAAGAAAGTTTTTTGATGAGAACTACGAGTAGCTCAAGATGTCATTTATGTGTGCGATATCTCATAGAAGTTTCAAGTTCGAGTCTCCTAATCTCCTTCccttgtaattaaaaaaaaaagaaaggaagctTTTTGATCGAGGTGAATCTGAAGATGGTTTATAAAGAAAAATACTAGAAAGGTCgaactttattttttgtatcAAGATCAAGCTCAAATGATGAAGAATGTTAGAAGTCTTAGAGACATGACTGAATCATCCTTGAGAAGTTAAATTCATATACTTCTCAACAATCATCTCTGGTGACAAATCAGTAAAATAGCCCTTCTCTACATCAAACCCTTCTTGGGCCGCCAGCAGCTCGACACGGTTCTGGACCCTATCAGCTCCAATCTGGTTGGGCTCCAAAAGCATGCAAGTTATCTCAGTTGAGTCCTCACCGTGGACCAGGCCCAGTGTCTGCACTGTCGGAAGCCCACCCCCACGACCACTAACCATTCGTGCAATCCTTCGGGCCGCCGAGACATCTGTGGACAAGATGGGTATGTTGTACATTGCGACCCATGGACGCGCCCCAATCATCGAAATGCCTCTGGCCCGAGACAATTGGTTTGGGCCTTCATCGGGCTTTTCAGGGAGGATCTCAGGCATGGCCCATCCAGCCCACTGATTACCCATGAAATTGGGCCGGTAGTATCCAAGCTCTCGTCTTATGGTGTCCAAAGCCTTGCCTGTTGGGTGCGCTGCAGAGTAAAGAAATACTGGCACTGCAAGATATTGACAACTAATCAATTACATAGCTGGCCAAGGCTATCcaaatttgaataaaagaaGTCAATAATGGAAGAGTCTTATAAATCATTGTTAGAAAATCAGCACGCCTTCGTTATTCCGGGGCCTAGGCCCTCCAAGAACTGTTCCCTATGCTACTTAAGTCTAGAAAAGACCTTAGTAGTGTGAGAAGGAGTGAATCTTCAGTTCTACATCACTCGGTTGGATTATGTCAATCCGACGTGGGATTTTTGACAATCATTTCCTCATCACAAACATCATAACATACaattatgaaagaaaaactATGTTACAGACTAAATAGTAATCAAATTTGGAACCATACCTTGGAATCTGCTGCCAATGTCAGCTGCCACAGCCTTAGCTAGCCAAGCCGCCTCATCCAACGATGCCCGAGCGAGCGGATGGAAAAGAATGTCGTCAACCACGCCAAGTCGAGGGTGAGCCCCAGAGTGGGACTCAAGGTTAATAGCTGCATAAGCTGCCTGAACCATATCTAGCACTGTTTGCTGCAAAGGGCTATAGATGGCATTCCCTGTGCTGTCAAGAACAACATAGGATACAAGAGTGAAGCGGGCCCTATTGTAAGCTCCGTCATAGAATTTGCTAATGATGGCTGTTTCAGAATGAAGCCTGGCAGCTTGTTCTATGGAATCAAGAGCTGCAAGGTTACGAGATTCAGAGACGAAGAGTTTACAGCACAGTAGCATCGACTGGTTTGCAGCCTTTTTGTTCTTCtattccaaacacaaaaatcaaacaagtgAATGAGATAAGATAGTCAATGCCCAACCAACATGCTGATATGAACAAATGCACTCTCGTGAGAAAGCGGTAGTCTTTTTATTTTCTAGATCACCCTACACGTGCATCAGATGTTCATGTTTTGGCTTTCTCAGTCAATAAGAACagactaataataataataataatagtaaataAAGCAAACATTATCACTTTCTGTTTGCTCCTCCTTCCCCCAACGCTCACATAGACACcaaatctctttcttctcttaagATTGCTTCTGATGCTCAGTTACAAGCTCATTAAACTTTATTACGGAAAACCAGATGTTCTCAGGTACAAAAATCGGTGGAATAGATTAACCAGGTGGCTCAGAAATTCATCAGAAGTCAAATGCTCAAGAGCACATTGACCCGATTGATCATTAGCCGATTTTCCTGAGATGGGTCAATGAagaaaaccaaaccaaagacCGTGAAAGGCTGAAACTTCCATCTCTAAATGAGAAATTTCCAAACTTCAGTGCAAGATGAGCGCATAAAATCTCAAGAAAAATGAGTAACCAAAACTAACAAGAGAGACATAGAGGAAGATCAGAACCAGGTTGTGAAGGAGTAAATGTTA
Proteins encoded in this window:
- the LOC120000314 gene encoding H/ACA ribonucleoprotein complex non-core subunit NAF1, with the protein product MVGFIDEQIEEDAIQSPKINTLKDSLGAVDLKVFDLSFSDTFLDFDLMDDWFQDYLNPDWANSGDAEVAVEEKIIPMVEGGSFGETRFEGAVAKGSQPNLVGSKQNEVGVSSLAVKSELEPDEFATERTSSYCIADEMGKVKTVDKTVVSEAASDVGKRKGDDEGESISETESESSSSSSSSSKDGDDEESSSASSSSDDGDDEDVDICGDEEEEGKKEMNVQVKAVNEVQELEEGEISGDDGERTFGGTDDEEDQLVNGDKDGKDMVSWSDVEFDDAEDGGAASGPIRSKNELQDLPPVPAVEVSLQQHHQLLPVGVVLSMMGAKVIIEGVEKHNPLDEGSILWVTESRSPLGLVDEIFGPVKNPYYVVRYNSESEVPAGIHEGSLISFVQDFANHVLNDKNLYKKGYDASGDNDEELSVDEEFSDDEKEAEYKRRLKTSKRGMARMDDQKLRNKKNDKRKLKNREGTWKPNMASGQNTPMGKDHLPPNQNQNQILPVAASTNQGNCSSSSAIRQDFPNSMSWVPSFQQMAQTTAGFPPSNGMWMNGMPFQQPQSAIVPVGFPPHFMPWPVQNHLQHPHQMPFTNQMPFQQPFNPIPGSLPNFGLPGGQPNMFPGPVSNTRPGLVRQNGFIQTGLGMSFHGQLTGPGPNVGELGNLSNGLNVEQNPTSQPSGIPPASTQTAQQFNIGAHSSRGRRGYRGGGRFGGGRGRDPRQLR
- the LOC120000316 gene encoding glutamate formimidoyltransferase-like isoform X1, translating into MDLSPTSKKNKKAANQSMLLCCKLFVSESRNLAALDSIEQAARLHSETAIISKFYDGAYNRARFTLVSYVVLDSTGNAIYSPLQQTVLDMVQAAYAAINLESHSGAHPRLGVVDDILFHPLARASLDEAAWLAKAVAADIGSRFQVPVFLYSAAHPTGKALDTIRRELGYYRPNFMGNQWAGWAMPEILPEKPDEGPNQLSRARGISMIGARPWVAMYNIPILSTDVSAARRIARMVSGRGGGLPTVQTLGLVHGEDSTEITCMLLEPNQIGADRVQNRVELLAAQEGFDVEKGYFTDLSPEMIVEKYMNLTSQG
- the LOC120000316 gene encoding glutamate formimidoyltransferase-like isoform X2, giving the protein MDLSPTSKNKKAANQSMLLCCKLFVSESRNLAALDSIEQAARLHSETAIISKFYDGAYNRARFTLVSYVVLDSTGNAIYSPLQQTVLDMVQAAYAAINLESHSGAHPRLGVVDDILFHPLARASLDEAAWLAKAVAADIGSRFQVPVFLYSAAHPTGKALDTIRRELGYYRPNFMGNQWAGWAMPEILPEKPDEGPNQLSRARGISMIGARPWVAMYNIPILSTDVSAARRIARMVSGRGGGLPTVQTLGLVHGEDSTEITCMLLEPNQIGADRVQNRVELLAAQEGFDVEKGYFTDLSPEMIVEKYMNLTSQG